One window of Neptuniibacter halophilus genomic DNA carries:
- the rne gene encoding ribonuclease E: MKRMLINATQPEELRVALVDGQRLYDLDIESGSREQKKANIYKGKITRIEPSLEAAFVDYGSERHGFLPLKEISREYFTQPPSRGSRPNIKEVLKEGTEVIVQVDKEERGNKGAALTTFISLAGRYLVLMPNNPRAGGISRRIEGEDRSQLKEALSGVEIPKQMGIIVRTAGVGRSSEELQWDFEYLQTLWTAIKQASETKPAPFLIYQESNVVIRAIRDYLRADIGEVLIDDAQVYQDAKNFVTQVMPTYENKVKHYTEQTPLFNRFQIETQIETAFQREVTLPSGGSIVIDPTEALVSIDINSARATRGGDIEETALHTNLEAADEIARQLRLRDIGGLVVIDFIDMTPIKNQREVENRLRDALKLDRARVQMGRISRFGLLEMSRQRLRPSLAETRGVVCPRCNGQGTIRDTESLALSILRLIEEESGKDRTAQIRAILPVTVATYLLNEKRHAVHDIEVRQNVRVVIVPNPNMETPHYEVVRLRDDHTVATTNDASYTLQPEPAGDEEFEAAATSQVTVQREQAAVRSVAPKTPAPEAAPAPEASAPAAPVATPEAKPTVSIGSRVLGMFKGIFGGGEEKTEAAEKPQAKPETSNKEKQKERKDQNEGGRKRRRRDNDRKPRNKNKQNDEIITVQPDLDLPPTGTTSSENEEKPKRRRRKRKSDADRAENKNRDENQVETNDSKDDKEETPRNPRRRGRRRRGSERTAKRSGENNDIQQENNSDDAVSTDSQTAAPAAEEKSVAAEKPQTATVATPAPEQADQTETPVTAENEATASTEAQPKSADTSAEAEAPAEPVAEQTAGPASKADASETAEVATDADNSKPAEEAKAADKPVEAEAPQVAEEPAAEAATEEASTPEESRDAAETAAAEVAPDSAEAEKPVTPVTEEQPATTEAVSSGEQETACETGEQARPERKRRTRRAPNDPREVRRRQESSDA, translated from the coding sequence ATGAAAAGAATGCTAATAAACGCAACTCAGCCCGAAGAGTTGCGCGTAGCGCTGGTTGACGGCCAGCGCCTGTATGATCTGGATATCGAATCCGGCTCCCGTGAACAGAAAAAAGCCAATATTTACAAAGGTAAAATCACCCGCATCGAGCCCAGCCTTGAAGCGGCATTTGTAGATTACGGCTCTGAGCGTCACGGCTTCCTGCCGCTGAAAGAGATCTCCCGCGAATACTTCACTCAGCCCCCCAGCCGTGGTTCCCGCCCGAACATCAAAGAAGTACTCAAAGAGGGTACGGAAGTTATTGTTCAGGTCGATAAAGAGGAGCGCGGTAATAAAGGCGCGGCCCTGACCACGTTCATCAGTCTGGCCGGTCGCTATCTGGTACTGATGCCAAACAACCCGCGTGCAGGTGGTATCTCCCGTCGCATTGAGGGTGAGGACCGCTCACAGCTTAAAGAAGCACTGTCCGGCGTCGAAATTCCAAAACAGATGGGCATCATTGTCCGTACAGCAGGCGTAGGTCGAAGCAGTGAAGAACTGCAGTGGGACTTTGAATACCTGCAGACCCTGTGGACCGCTATCAAACAAGCATCTGAGACCAAACCGGCTCCCTTCCTGATCTATCAGGAGAGCAATGTTGTTATCCGGGCGATCCGTGATTACCTGCGCGCTGATATCGGTGAAGTCCTGATCGATGATGCTCAGGTTTACCAGGATGCGAAGAATTTCGTCACTCAGGTAATGCCGACTTATGAAAATAAGGTGAAGCATTACACTGAGCAGACACCACTGTTTAACCGCTTCCAGATTGAGACCCAGATCGAGACCGCTTTCCAGCGCGAAGTAACACTGCCTTCCGGTGGCTCCATTGTTATCGACCCGACCGAAGCGCTGGTTTCAATCGACATCAACTCCGCCCGCGCAACTCGCGGTGGCGACATCGAAGAAACCGCACTACACACCAATCTGGAAGCAGCGGACGAAATCGCACGCCAGCTTCGCCTTCGCGATATTGGCGGTCTGGTGGTTATCGACTTTATCGATATGACGCCGATCAAGAATCAGCGCGAGGTTGAAAACCGCCTGCGTGATGCACTTAAACTGGATCGCGCACGCGTACAGATGGGTCGTATCTCCCGCTTTGGCCTGCTCGAGATGTCACGTCAGCGCCTGCGCCCTTCTCTGGCCGAAACCCGTGGCGTTGTATGCCCTCGCTGTAACGGTCAGGGCACTATTCGTGATACCGAATCTCTGGCGCTGTCCATCCTGCGTCTGATCGAAGAGGAATCCGGTAAAGATCGCACTGCGCAGATCCGGGCTATCCTGCCGGTAACAGTGGCAACCTACCTGCTGAATGAAAAACGTCATGCGGTGCATGATATTGAAGTGCGCCAGAACGTACGCGTTGTTATTGTGCCGAATCCAAACATGGAGACACCGCACTACGAAGTGGTACGTCTGCGTGATGATCACACCGTAGCCACAACCAATGACGCCAGCTACACACTGCAGCCAGAGCCCGCCGGTGATGAAGAATTTGAAGCCGCTGCTACCTCTCAGGTCACCGTTCAGCGCGAACAGGCTGCGGTACGCAGCGTAGCGCCGAAAACACCGGCCCCTGAAGCAGCGCCTGCACCTGAAGCCAGCGCACCCGCTGCTCCTGTAGCGACACCGGAAGCAAAGCCAACCGTATCAATCGGCAGTCGCGTTCTGGGTATGTTTAAAGGCATCTTCGGCGGCGGCGAAGAGAAAACTGAAGCTGCTGAAAAGCCACAGGCGAAGCCTGAAACCAGCAACAAAGAGAAACAGAAAGAGCGCAAAGATCAGAACGAAGGGGGCCGCAAGCGCCGCCGTCGCGATAACGATCGCAAGCCGCGTAATAAAAACAAGCAGAACGATGAGATCATCACCGTTCAGCCTGATCTGGATCTGCCACCTACCGGCACAACCAGCAGCGAAAACGAAGAAAAGCCAAAACGTCGTCGCCGCAAGCGCAAGAGCGACGCCGACCGCGCTGAAAACAAAAACCGTGATGAGAATCAGGTAGAAACTAACGACAGCAAAGACGACAAAGAGGAAACACCTCGTAATCCTCGCCGTCGCGGACGTCGTCGTCGCGGTTCAGAGCGTACTGCAAAACGCAGTGGTGAAAACAACGACATTCAGCAGGAAAATAATTCTGACGACGCTGTCAGCACCGACAGCCAGACCGCAGCACCTGCCGCAGAGGAAAAATCAGTAGCCGCTGAAAAACCGCAAACGGCTACAGTAGCTACCCCTGCACCTGAGCAAGCGGACCAGACCGAAACGCCTGTTACTGCAGAGAACGAAGCAACAGCATCAACAGAAGCACAGCCGAAATCCGCTGATACTTCTGCAGAAGCCGAAGCTCCAGCAGAGCCAGTAGCAGAGCAGACAGCAGGCCCGGCCAGCAAAGCTGATGCCAGTGAGACCGCTGAAGTCGCGACCGACGCAGACAACAGCAAACCGGCTGAAGAAGCTAAAGCAGCCGATAAACCTGTCGAAGCAGAAGCGCCTCAGGTAGCTGAAGAGCCGGCAGCGGAAGCAGCCACTGAGGAAGCATCAACGCCAGAGGAATCCCGGGACGCGGCAGAAACCGCTGCAGCCGAGGTAGCTCCGGACTCCGCAGAAGCTGAAAAACCAGTCACTCCAGTCACTGAGGAGCAGCCTGCGACCACTGAAGCAGTCAGCAGCGGCGAACAGGAAACCGCTTGCGAAACCGGCGAACAGGCGCGTCCTGAACGCAAACGTCGCACGCGCCGTGCACCCAACGATCCTCGTGAAGTGCGCCGCCGTCAGGAAAGCAGCGACGCCTGA
- a CDS encoding oxidoreductase-like domain-containing protein: MTNSPERPTPPGEYECCESGCSPCVWDTYYEELNAWNAAQMAAKAEQAAETELAEEVAEDG; the protein is encoded by the coding sequence ATGACAAATTCCCCAGAACGGCCTACACCTCCCGGTGAGTATGAATGCTGCGAAAGCGGTTGCTCTCCCTGTGTGTGGGATACCTATTATGAAGAGTTAAATGCCTGGAACGCAGCGCAGATGGCTGCTAAGGCAGAGCAGGCTGCTGAGACTGAGCTGGCCGAGGAAGTGGCGGAAGATGGCTGA
- a CDS encoding NADP-dependent isocitrate dehydrogenase, with product MTTTKQTIYWTLTDEAPSLATCSFLPVVRAFTSAADIDVKISDISLAGRVLSTFPENLSEEQKVEDGLKFLGELTQDPEANIIKLPNISASIPQLKACITELQAQGYDIPSYPEDPQSDAEKEIQARYSKILGSAVNPVLREGNSDRRAPGAVKAFARKFPHSMGKWSKASQTHADYMRKGDFFSSEQSITMPEAGNVRIEYVDPQGNVEVKKELSLEKGEVLDSMRMSCQPLREFFEESLQDAKETGVMWSLHVKATMMKVSHPIVFGHAVTVFYKELFEKHGELFEELGVNPNNGIGSVYDKIASLPRSKREEIEEDIHACYEHRPKLAMVDSVKGITNLHVPSDVIVDASMPAMIRNGGQMWDANGQTADTKAVMPESTYARIYQEMINFCKTNGAFDPTTMGTVPNVGLMAKKAEEYGSHDKTFETEAGVMRVVAADGTVLMQHDVEKGDIWRACQTKDEPIRDWVKLAVTRARQSDTPAIFWLDPERAHDMELAKKVEAYLQEHDTDGLDIRIMSYVEAIRLSMERQIRGQDTISVTGNVLRDYLTDLFPIMELGTSAKMLSIVPMLKGGGMYETGAGGSAPKHVQQVEEENHLRWDSLGEFLALAVSLEDLGYKKGNKRAAILAKTLDSATGKLLENNKSPSRKTGELDNRGSHFYLGMYWAQEVAAQTEDTELAAEFKALADTLTSNEEKIVAELAACQGTPAELNGYYHAARDTVKKVMRPSATLNAALSSATK from the coding sequence ATGACTACAACGAAACAAACGATCTACTGGACCCTGACCGACGAAGCGCCATCCCTGGCAACCTGCTCTTTCCTGCCGGTTGTTCGCGCATTCACTTCCGCTGCAGATATCGATGTAAAAATTTCTGATATCTCTCTGGCAGGACGGGTACTGTCAACCTTCCCCGAAAACCTTTCTGAAGAACAGAAGGTTGAAGATGGTCTGAAATTCCTGGGCGAACTGACTCAGGACCCGGAAGCCAACATCATTAAGCTGCCGAACATCAGCGCCTCGATCCCTCAGCTTAAGGCCTGCATCACAGAACTGCAGGCTCAGGGTTACGATATCCCCTCCTACCCTGAAGATCCGCAGTCCGATGCGGAAAAAGAGATCCAGGCTCGTTACTCAAAAATTCTGGGCTCCGCTGTTAACCCTGTTCTGCGTGAAGGTAACTCTGACCGTCGCGCACCGGGCGCTGTAAAAGCATTCGCGCGCAAATTCCCGCACTCCATGGGCAAGTGGAGCAAAGCGTCTCAGACCCATGCGGATTACATGCGTAAGGGAGATTTCTTCTCTAGCGAACAGTCAATCACTATGCCTGAAGCTGGCAACGTGCGTATCGAATACGTTGACCCACAGGGCAACGTTGAAGTGAAAAAAGAGCTGAGCCTGGAAAAAGGTGAAGTACTCGACAGCATGCGCATGAGCTGCCAGCCACTGCGTGAGTTCTTTGAAGAATCCCTGCAGGATGCAAAAGAAACCGGCGTAATGTGGTCTCTGCACGTTAAAGCGACCATGATGAAGGTATCTCACCCGATCGTATTCGGTCATGCTGTGACTGTGTTCTACAAAGAGCTGTTCGAAAAGCACGGCGAGCTGTTTGAAGAACTGGGCGTAAACCCTAACAACGGTATCGGCAGCGTTTACGACAAAATCGCTTCCCTGCCACGCTCTAAACGCGAAGAGATTGAAGAAGATATCCACGCCTGCTACGAGCACCGTCCAAAGCTGGCCATGGTTGACTCCGTTAAAGGGATCACCAACCTGCACGTACCTTCCGATGTCATCGTTGACGCGTCTATGCCGGCAATGATTCGTAACGGCGGCCAGATGTGGGATGCAAACGGCCAGACCGCTGACACTAAAGCCGTCATGCCTGAATCTACCTATGCCCGTATCTATCAGGAGATGATCAACTTCTGCAAAACCAACGGCGCATTTGATCCGACCACCATGGGCACCGTTCCCAACGTCGGCCTGATGGCGAAGAAAGCCGAAGAATACGGATCTCACGATAAGACCTTCGAAACCGAAGCCGGTGTAATGCGTGTGGTTGCTGCAGACGGCACCGTACTGATGCAGCACGATGTAGAAAAAGGCGATATCTGGCGTGCCTGCCAGACTAAGGACGAGCCGATCCGCGACTGGGTTAAACTGGCCGTTACCCGTGCACGTCAGTCTGACACCCCTGCAATCTTCTGGCTAGACCCAGAGCGCGCTCACGACATGGAGCTGGCGAAGAAGGTTGAGGCTTACCTGCAGGAACATGACACCGATGGTCTGGATATTCGCATCATGTCTTACGTTGAAGCGATCCGCCTGTCCATGGAACGTCAGATTCGCGGTCAGGATACTATCTCCGTAACCGGTAACGTACTGCGTGACTACCTGACCGACCTGTTCCCGATCATGGAACTGGGCACCTCAGCGAAAATGCTGTCTATCGTTCCAATGCTGAAAGGCGGCGGCATGTACGAGACAGGTGCCGGCGGTTCTGCTCCTAAACACGTACAGCAGGTTGAAGAAGAAAACCACCTGCGCTGGGATTCTCTGGGTGAGTTCCTGGCTCTGGCCGTTTCTCTGGAAGATCTGGGCTACAAAAAAGGCAACAAGCGCGCGGCAATCCTGGCTAAAACTCTGGATTCAGCGACCGGAAAACTGCTGGAGAACAACAAGTCTCCATCCCGTAAGACCGGCGAGCTGGACAACCGTGGCAGCCACTTCTATCTGGGCATGTACTGGGCACAGGAAGTTGCTGCTCAGACTGAAGATACAGAACTGGCCGCTGAGTTCAAAGCACTGGCTGATACACTGACCAGCAACGAAGAGAAGATCGTAGCTGAGCTGGCTGCCTGCCAGGGCACACCTGCTGAACTGAATGGTTACTACCACGCTGCCCGCGATACCGTTAAGAAGGTAATGCGTCCAAGCGCTACCCTGAATGCTGCGCTGTCCTCTGCGACTAAGTAA
- the sthA gene encoding Si-specific NAD(P)(+) transhydrogenase, which translates to MAVYDYDVIVIGSGPAGEGAAMNASKKGRRVAVIEEQDSVGGNCTHKGTIPSKALRHSVKQIIEFNTNPMFRDIGEPRWFSFPKVLKRAEKVISSQVVLRTNFYARNRIDVFFGAAEFADKETVIVRGTVKGDETLRAKNIIIATGSRPYTPADIDFSHPRIYNSDTILKLSHTPRTLIIYGAGVIGSEYASIFSGLGVKVDLIDSQSRLLSFLDAEISDALSYHLRNNAVKIRHNETYESVVADERGVTLSLQSGKKIRADAFLWCNGRSGNTEQLKLENIGLTANSRGQVEVDGHYRTACEGIYAAGDVVGWPSLASAALDQGRAAAADMLSAEDFRYINEVPTGIYTIPEISSVGKTEEQLTEECVPYEVGQAFFKDTARAQIYGQPVGMLKILFHRETLEILGIHCFGEHASEIVHIGQAIMAQEGEANTLKYFINTTFNYPTMAEAYRVAAIAGLNRVANL; encoded by the coding sequence ATGGCGGTATATGACTACGATGTCATTGTGATTGGTTCTGGCCCTGCTGGTGAAGGGGCGGCCATGAATGCGTCCAAAAAAGGGCGCCGTGTTGCGGTAATCGAGGAGCAGGATTCAGTCGGTGGTAACTGTACCCATAAAGGTACCATTCCATCCAAAGCGCTGCGTCACTCGGTGAAGCAGATCATCGAATTCAATACCAACCCTATGTTCCGTGATATTGGTGAGCCACGTTGGTTCTCCTTCCCTAAGGTGCTGAAGCGTGCAGAGAAGGTAATTTCCAGTCAGGTAGTCCTGCGCACGAATTTCTATGCCCGCAATCGTATCGATGTGTTTTTTGGTGCTGCTGAGTTTGCCGATAAAGAAACGGTTATTGTACGTGGTACGGTGAAGGGCGATGAAACCCTGCGTGCCAAGAACATTATCATCGCAACCGGTTCTCGCCCTTACACGCCTGCAGATATCGATTTCAGCCATCCGCGTATCTATAACTCAGACACCATCCTCAAGCTCAGCCACACACCGCGTACCCTGATCATTTATGGTGCCGGCGTTATCGGTTCTGAGTACGCCTCTATCTTTAGCGGTCTGGGGGTTAAGGTGGATCTGATCGACAGTCAGAGTCGTTTGCTCTCTTTCCTGGATGCAGAGATCTCTGATGCGCTGAGCTATCACCTGCGTAACAATGCGGTGAAAATTCGCCACAATGAGACCTACGAAAGCGTTGTCGCGGATGAGCGCGGTGTCACTCTGAGTCTGCAGTCGGGTAAAAAGATCCGTGCTGATGCCTTCCTCTGGTGTAACGGGCGTAGTGGTAATACCGAGCAACTGAAGCTCGAAAATATTGGTTTGACTGCGAACAGCCGCGGTCAGGTTGAGGTAGATGGTCACTACCGTACCGCCTGTGAAGGCATCTATGCTGCAGGCGATGTGGTGGGTTGGCCGAGTCTTGCATCGGCTGCCCTTGATCAGGGGCGTGCTGCGGCAGCGGATATGCTCTCTGCTGAAGATTTCCGTTATATCAATGAGGTGCCGACCGGTATCTACACGATTCCTGAAATCAGCTCTGTAGGTAAAACCGAGGAGCAGTTGACGGAGGAGTGTGTTCCTTACGAAGTGGGTCAGGCGTTCTTTAAAGATACAGCTCGCGCTCAGATTTACGGTCAGCCTGTCGGCATGCTGAAAATCCTGTTCCACCGTGAAACGCTTGAGATTCTCGGTATTCACTGTTTCGGTGAACATGCGTCCGAGATCGTGCATATCGGTCAGGCTATTATGGCTCAGGAGGGTGAGGCGAATACGTTGAAGTACTTCATCAACACGACCTTCAACTACCCGACCATGGCTGAAGCCTATCGGGTGGCGGCTATTGCTGGTCTGAACCGGGTTGCCAATCTCTGA
- the nqrM gene encoding (Na+)-NQR maturation NqrM has product MSTMILAFVVLMLVIIAMSVGVLLGRKPIAGSCGGMANLGMDTACDICGGNPQKCEEEQERQAKEQGEDLSYELKSKE; this is encoded by the coding sequence ATGAGTACGATGATTCTGGCTTTTGTAGTGTTAATGCTGGTGATTATTGCCATGTCAGTGGGTGTATTGCTCGGCCGTAAACCGATCGCAGGTTCGTGTGGCGGTATGGCGAATCTGGGCATGGACACGGCATGTGATATCTGTGGTGGAAACCCGCAGAAATGTGAAGAGGAGCAGGAGCGCCAGGCTAAAGAGCAGGGCGAAGATCTTTCCTATGAGCTTAAATCTAAAGAATAA